One part of the Truepera radiovictrix DSM 17093 genome encodes these proteins:
- the casA gene encoding type I-E CRISPR-associated protein Cse1/CasA, translating to MPTFNLITEPWIPVREGAAHKLVSLEAALLEAHRYNRIEDPSPLVTVSLHRLLLAVLHRALAGPEDAEQAAEWFEEGFDANRVRAYLERYRHRFDLFHPEAPFYQVADFGPERSSRSWTVLAPELNSDNNKVLFDHTITSRPRPLLPAEAARLLVSNQTFAISAGKSVLCHTATAPVATAALALVLGDNLHQTLCLNLVPYSEREHAQDAATWEQPPLKVTDMADCEAARGSAKGIVHRYTWLARSVRLHPESEGGQTVVRWIAYASGIRYEEAAVRPDPMVAFRRDPKDPTKVYPLGFREGRALWRDYASLLPRPGGHSLGVADHARNLCSALSGTFGERKLPVFVAGFANDQAKIELWRGEVYQLPEAVLSDREVWRFVESNLEKAEAMGQRLSSAARALAKELLTLGDRQPHRDDIGRLAQSFPHHTAYWSVLEQRFGEWLEGLKADFDEAQLTQRWQEALEQAARRAWQLTRLAAGDDARALRAIYKSEGILFSHIYQQKEVTGATGR from the coding sequence TTGCCCACATTCAACCTCATCACCGAACCCTGGATCCCTGTACGCGAGGGCGCAGCACACAAGCTCGTGAGCCTCGAAGCGGCCCTGCTTGAAGCTCATCGCTATAACCGCATCGAAGACCCCAGCCCGCTCGTCACCGTTTCATTACACCGTTTGCTGCTCGCCGTCTTGCACCGGGCGCTCGCTGGGCCAGAGGACGCCGAGCAAGCAGCGGAGTGGTTTGAGGAAGGCTTCGATGCGAACAGGGTGCGCGCCTACCTCGAGCGTTATCGACACCGCTTCGACCTCTTTCACCCTGAAGCGCCCTTCTATCAGGTGGCCGACTTTGGTCCTGAGCGCTCGAGCCGCTCGTGGACGGTGCTTGCGCCGGAGCTCAACTCGGACAATAACAAGGTGCTCTTCGACCACACCATCACCTCGCGCCCAAGGCCGCTCTTACCTGCTGAGGCTGCTAGACTGCTCGTCAGCAATCAAACCTTTGCCATCTCAGCGGGCAAAAGCGTGCTCTGCCACACTGCTACCGCGCCGGTGGCCACCGCGGCGCTGGCGCTGGTGCTAGGGGACAACCTGCACCAAACCCTGTGCCTGAACCTCGTGCCTTACTCCGAGCGCGAACACGCACAGGACGCCGCGACCTGGGAGCAACCGCCCCTTAAAGTCACCGATATGGCCGACTGTGAGGCCGCGCGGGGCAGCGCCAAAGGGATCGTGCACCGCTACACCTGGCTGGCGCGCTCGGTGCGCCTGCACCCCGAAAGCGAAGGCGGCCAAACGGTGGTGCGCTGGATCGCCTACGCCTCCGGCATCCGCTATGAAGAGGCGGCGGTGCGCCCCGACCCGATGGTCGCTTTCCGACGCGACCCCAAAGACCCAACCAAAGTCTACCCACTCGGTTTTCGCGAGGGGCGCGCGCTGTGGCGTGACTACGCTTCACTCCTGCCGCGCCCTGGTGGGCATAGCCTAGGGGTCGCCGACCATGCGCGCAACCTTTGCAGCGCGCTCAGCGGCACCTTTGGTGAACGCAAGTTGCCGGTCTTTGTCGCCGGTTTTGCCAACGACCAAGCCAAGATCGAGCTGTGGCGAGGGGAGGTCTACCAGCTGCCGGAAGCCGTCTTGAGCGACCGCGAGGTGTGGCGGTTTGTCGAGAGCAACCTTGAAAAGGCCGAGGCGATGGGACAGCGGCTAAGCAGCGCCGCTAGAGCGTTGGCCAAAGAGCTGCTGACCCTAGGCGACCGGCAACCGCACAGGGACGATATTGGCAGACTCGCTCAGAGCTTCCCGCATCATACCGCGTACTGGTCAGTGCTCGAGCAGCGCTTTGGTGAGTGGCTCGAGGGGCTTAAAGCTGACTTTGACGAGGCGCAGCTCACGCAGCGCTGGCAAGAAGCGCTCGAGCAGGCGGCCCGGCGCGCCTGGCAGCTGACGCGCCTCGCCGCCGGCGACGACGCTCGAGCGCTGCGGGCGATCTACAAGAGCGAAGGCATCTTGTTTAGCCACATCTACCAGCAGAAGGAGGTCACCGGTGCAACAGGTCGTTGA
- a CDS encoding LysM peptidoglycan-binding domain-containing M23 family metallopeptidase translates to MSAPPSFRSHVVASGETLAALAARYGLSEALLRAANPHLWGPATAPLPAGAHLNVPPQEGELVVLAAGEDALSVALRYGHAPAAVARANGLRSLVGLPAGTLLLLPAEAAAHARDDGRYLWPLEHAGRVTSAFGPRTLEVAGNTFHRGLDIAAPEGTPVRAARAGTVSFSGWGGAYGYVVYLEHEGGAQTRYAHLRAPGAPVGRTLAPGEPLGAVGSTGASTGPHLHFELRLGGEPVDPAPYLQAYDQAAYATR, encoded by the coding sequence GTGAGCGCGCCCCCGAGCTTCCGCTCGCACGTCGTCGCTTCAGGGGAGACCCTAGCGGCGCTCGCGGCGCGCTACGGCCTCTCCGAAGCGCTCCTGCGCGCGGCGAACCCACACCTTTGGGGTCCCGCAACGGCGCCGCTCCCCGCGGGGGCGCACCTTAACGTCCCCCCCCAAGAGGGCGAGCTCGTGGTGCTCGCAGCCGGCGAGGACGCGCTAAGCGTCGCGCTGCGTTACGGTCACGCGCCGGCTGCGGTCGCGCGCGCAAACGGCCTTCGCAGCTTGGTGGGGTTGCCAGCGGGGACGCTGTTGCTCCTACCCGCCGAAGCCGCCGCGCACGCCCGGGACGACGGCCGCTACCTCTGGCCGCTCGAGCACGCGGGCCGCGTGACCTCCGCCTTTGGACCGCGCACCCTCGAGGTCGCCGGCAACACCTTTCACCGCGGCCTCGACATCGCTGCCCCCGAGGGGACGCCCGTGCGGGCGGCGCGGGCGGGGACGGTGAGCTTTTCGGGTTGGGGCGGGGCGTACGGCTATGTGGTCTACCTCGAGCACGAGGGTGGCGCGCAGACGCGCTACGCCCACCTCCGCGCCCCCGGCGCCCCCGTCGGCCGCACGCTCGCGCCAGGGGAGCCCCTCGGCGCTGTGGGCAGCACCGGCGCCTCGACGGGGCCGCACCTGCACTTCGAGCTGCGCCTCGGCGGGGAGCCGGTCGACCCCGCGCCCTACCTGCAAGCCTACGACCAGGCCGCCTACGCCACGCGCTAG
- a CDS encoding CRISPR-associated helicase/endonuclease Cas3, whose amino-acid sequence MISAAAQSLWAKSDRETGSGAWHPLICHLLDVAACAEAILEREPARTLELYAQDLELPIGRAKAWVCALAGLHDLGKASPAFQQKWPAGQERVRQAGLSWTVDPTPPPKDIPHGAIGEAILPELLRSAGWHRRAARHVAAALGAHHGFRSGRSELDHVVSKERGDGSWDAVRKELFQAVLGVLGTGLAPKVTCYGGAAFERLAGLTSFADWLGSSFDFSPLETDLGAYYQKAKGRAAQKLDSIGWFQRVPLLTAEKSLAEVFRYLDNHFTPRPLQSTLETMLTGVARPTLLLIEAPMGEGKTEGALYAHLKLQLANGHRGCYFALPTQATGNLMFERVKLFLAQFGKARRLDLQLLHGASELVEAYQTIKVHSNIPREDEGVEAQVWFSHRKRGLLSEYGVGTVDQALLSILPSKHQFVRLWGLGNRVVVLDEVHAYDTYTGGLIETLVRWLAALDASVILMSATLPQAKRMALLAAFGAAEPPADDKPYPRITRAIKGEATPTVATFKTREQPTLTIKPLPLELDAIAQAALACTAQGGCAVCIVNTVQRAQALYQQLADNALGIDVDLFHARCPLEARLQREKGVIAKFGKGGARPQRAILVATQVVEQSLDLDFDVMISDLAPIDLLLQRAGRLHRHRRPLQTRHAHREPVLWVAGLSSAGVPEFDTSERIYERYVLLRSYLALHRRSHIRMPEDIDELVQEVYGGAEPSDLNAEWRAALATSLMALQQRDQKAASEAAHAPFGLPEEKGWLDPQDFPKLPDDEPNPDDDPDLLHTRKGSPSATVVLLHKVDGRICLDAAGTVPVSFAAQLELAEAKQLFARSVRLSRYELIRNRCEALDIHRQAHGIPTTAWRKTALLAHAHPLILEAGRAVIAKLVIELDPQLGVVYGSAV is encoded by the coding sequence ATGATTTCGGCAGCAGCGCAGAGCCTGTGGGCCAAAAGCGACCGCGAAACGGGCAGCGGCGCTTGGCATCCGCTCATCTGTCACTTGCTCGACGTGGCCGCTTGTGCTGAAGCGATTTTAGAGCGCGAGCCCGCGCGCACGCTCGAGCTCTACGCCCAAGACCTCGAGCTGCCTATCGGTCGCGCCAAGGCGTGGGTGTGCGCGCTCGCTGGATTGCACGACCTCGGCAAGGCGAGCCCGGCGTTTCAGCAGAAGTGGCCAGCGGGTCAAGAGCGCGTGCGGCAAGCGGGGCTCTCGTGGACGGTTGACCCAACGCCGCCGCCCAAGGACATACCTCACGGCGCTATCGGTGAGGCTATCTTACCTGAGCTATTGCGTAGCGCAGGCTGGCATCGCCGAGCCGCGCGTCACGTTGCAGCCGCCCTTGGCGCGCATCACGGCTTTCGGAGCGGCCGGTCTGAGCTCGATCACGTCGTCAGCAAAGAGCGCGGCGACGGATCCTGGGATGCCGTACGCAAAGAGCTGTTTCAGGCCGTGCTCGGGGTGCTTGGCACAGGCTTAGCCCCAAAGGTGACGTGCTACGGCGGCGCCGCCTTTGAACGCCTGGCCGGGCTTACCAGCTTCGCCGACTGGCTCGGCTCGAGCTTTGACTTCTCGCCACTTGAAACCGACCTCGGCGCCTACTACCAAAAGGCCAAAGGGCGCGCAGCGCAAAAGCTCGATAGCATCGGTTGGTTTCAACGCGTCCCCTTGCTGACCGCAGAGAAATCGCTCGCCGAGGTTTTTCGCTACCTCGACAACCATTTTACCCCCCGTCCGCTGCAAAGCACCCTTGAAACGATGCTGACAGGCGTCGCACGCCCAACGCTGCTGCTGATTGAAGCCCCAATGGGCGAGGGCAAAACTGAAGGCGCGCTCTATGCACATCTCAAGTTGCAGCTCGCCAATGGACACCGCGGCTGCTACTTCGCGCTGCCAACCCAAGCGACCGGCAACCTGATGTTCGAACGGGTCAAGCTGTTTTTGGCGCAGTTCGGCAAGGCACGCAGGCTCGATTTGCAGCTACTGCACGGTGCTAGCGAGCTCGTTGAGGCGTATCAAACCATCAAGGTGCACTCCAATATACCGCGTGAGGATGAAGGGGTCGAAGCGCAGGTCTGGTTCTCGCACCGCAAACGGGGTCTCCTGTCGGAGTACGGGGTCGGCACGGTCGATCAGGCGCTCTTAAGCATCCTACCAAGCAAACACCAGTTCGTGCGGCTGTGGGGGCTTGGCAACCGGGTCGTGGTGCTCGACGAGGTGCACGCCTACGACACCTACACGGGTGGCCTCATCGAGACGCTGGTACGCTGGCTAGCGGCGCTCGACGCTTCGGTCATTTTGATGAGCGCGACTTTGCCCCAGGCCAAACGCATGGCGCTCCTGGCTGCTTTTGGCGCGGCGGAACCGCCTGCTGACGACAAGCCGTATCCGCGCATCACCCGCGCCATCAAGGGCGAAGCGACGCCCACGGTGGCGACCTTTAAGACCAGAGAGCAGCCCACGCTGACCATCAAGCCGCTGCCGCTCGAGCTTGACGCCATCGCCCAAGCAGCGCTCGCCTGCACGGCGCAAGGGGGATGCGCCGTCTGCATCGTCAACACCGTGCAACGGGCGCAAGCGCTCTACCAGCAGCTTGCGGACAACGCTCTGGGTATCGACGTTGACCTGTTCCACGCGCGCTGCCCGCTGGAAGCGCGTTTGCAGCGCGAAAAGGGAGTGATCGCCAAGTTCGGCAAGGGCGGCGCGCGCCCCCAACGGGCTATCCTCGTAGCTACCCAGGTCGTCGAGCAGTCGCTCGACCTCGACTTCGACGTCATGATCTCGGACTTGGCGCCCATCGACCTGCTCTTGCAGCGCGCTGGGCGGCTGCACCGCCACCGGCGCCCGCTGCAAACGCGGCACGCCCACCGCGAGCCGGTGCTGTGGGTGGCGGGCCTAAGCAGTGCAGGGGTGCCGGAGTTTGACACGAGCGAGCGCATCTACGAGCGTTACGTCCTCCTGCGCAGCTACCTCGCGCTCCATCGCCGCAGCCACATCAGGATGCCCGAGGACATCGATGAGCTCGTTCAGGAGGTTTACGGCGGTGCGGAGCCGAGCGACCTCAATGCCGAGTGGCGCGCCGCCTTGGCAACTTCGCTGATGGCGCTGCAACAGCGCGATCAAAAGGCCGCTAGCGAAGCGGCGCATGCCCCCTTTGGCTTGCCCGAAGAGAAAGGCTGGCTTGACCCCCAAGACTTCCCCAAGTTGCCCGATGACGAGCCCAACCCCGACGATGATCCCGACCTGCTGCACACCCGAAAGGGCAGCCCCAGCGCGACGGTGGTGCTCTTGCACAAGGTTGACGGCAGGATTTGCCTCGATGCAGCCGGCACCGTGCCGGTTAGCTTTGCCGCGCAGCTCGAGCTTGCCGAAGCCAAACAGCTCTTCGCCCGCTCCGTCAGACTCAGCCGCTATGAGCTCATCCGCAACCGTTGCGAGGCCCTAGACATTCACCGTCAGGCTCACGGGATTCCCACCACTGCGTGGCGCAAGACGGCGCTTTTGGCCCATGCCCATCCGCTCATCCTCGAAGCGGGTAGGGCGGTCATAGCAAAGCTCGTTATTGAGCTAGACCCCCAGCTTGGCGTGGTGTACGGGAGCGCGGTATGA
- the cas5e gene encoding type I-E CRISPR-associated protein Cas5/CasD produces the protein MPTLLLRLAGPMQSWGTKSRFDERDSDLIPSKSGVIGLLCAAMGIYREALEPVLELAALRMGVRVDQPGVLRYDYQTAQNVIAADESKVHPTTISRRYYLSDAAFLVGLEGDDQPLLARAHRALRHPTWPLYLGRKGYLPSPGVYLKDGLRDEPLRDALGYPFIGQRWSSDQDGNPLASQRLPVWLESDDGSGSLRMDQPLGAFAERRFGARYVVADSIEVPYVPEQAPA, from the coding sequence GTGCCGACCTTGCTCTTACGGCTCGCTGGCCCCATGCAGTCCTGGGGCACTAAAAGCCGCTTCGACGAACGCGACAGCGACCTTATCCCTTCGAAAAGCGGGGTCATTGGGCTGCTCTGTGCTGCGATGGGGATTTACCGCGAGGCGCTCGAGCCCGTGTTAGAGCTTGCTGCACTGCGCATGGGGGTGCGCGTCGACCAGCCGGGGGTGTTGCGCTACGACTACCAAACAGCCCAAAACGTGATCGCCGCTGACGAATCCAAGGTGCACCCAACGACCATTTCCAGGCGTTACTACCTCTCAGACGCCGCCTTTTTGGTTGGCCTTGAAGGGGATGACCAACCATTGTTGGCGAGGGCCCACCGGGCCCTTCGCCATCCAACCTGGCCGCTGTACTTGGGGCGCAAGGGCTATCTGCCTAGCCCAGGGGTTTACCTCAAAGATGGGCTGCGCGACGAACCGTTGCGCGACGCCCTCGGGTATCCCTTTATAGGACAGCGATGGTCAAGCGACCAAGACGGCAACCCGCTGGCATCGCAACGCCTGCCCGTGTGGCTCGAGAGCGACGACGGTAGCGGCTCCTTACGGATGGATCAACCCTTAGGGGCCTTTGCTGAGCGCCGCTTTGGCGCCCGCTACGTTGTTGCAGACTCTATCGAGGTGCCCTATGTACCTGAGCAAGCTCCAGCTTAA
- the cas2e gene encoding type I-E CRISPR-associated endoribonuclease Cas2e, translating into MVVMVLEKVPKSLRGELTRWMLEVSTGVFVGSMSAMVRDLLWDKCVEKSRAGRCCQLYRTNNEQGYAIRMHGDSNRSIRDFDGLMLVTVKNAKWEQMFVEPAS; encoded by the coding sequence ATGGTGGTGATGGTGCTGGAGAAGGTGCCCAAGAGCCTGAGGGGTGAGCTGACGCGCTGGATGCTCGAGGTCTCAACCGGCGTCTTCGTCGGCTCGATGAGCGCGATGGTGCGCGACTTGCTGTGGGACAAGTGCGTTGAGAAGAGCCGCGCCGGCCGTTGCTGTCAGCTTTACCGCACCAACAACGAGCAGGGCTACGCCATCCGCATGCACGGCGACAGCAACCGAAGCATTCGTGACTTTGACGGGCTTATGCTCGTCACCGTCAAGAACGCCAAGTGGGAGCAGATGTTTGTCGAGCCAGCAAGCTGA
- the cas7e gene encoding type I-E CRISPR-associated protein Cas7/Cse4/CasC translates to MNLLEIHILQNFAPSNLNRDDTGSPKDAIFGGYRRGRISSQCLKRAAREYVREHRGTLPEDVLALRTKRVSQELVQMLTANNEDGVASTNKRDKAEAMQKVTIALGGVGLKVADDGKTQYLLFLGRSEIERLAAVIDARWDDLITPEESDKKGKAAKKAAKAAVPAEVAKALNEVLDGGKALDVALFGRMLADLPEKNRDAACQVAHALSTNAIEREFDFYTAVDDLKPEDNAGADMLGTVEYNSACYYRYAALDLDKLRSNLQGDNELMLEGLKAFLRAIVKAKPTGKQNSFAAHNDPEYVVFTVRQQADPRNLANAFERPVRPQGDNSLTELSIARFEDKWQRLEKAYGQAGSTFALNLTKTTSTVGQAVASLDDLIDETVTEVKRVLGG, encoded by the coding sequence ATGAACCTGCTTGAAATCCACATCCTGCAAAACTTCGCCCCCAGCAACCTCAACCGCGACGACACCGGCAGCCCTAAAGATGCCATCTTCGGCGGTTATCGGCGGGGGCGCATCTCGAGCCAGTGCCTCAAGCGCGCTGCGCGCGAGTACGTGCGGGAACACCGTGGCACTCTCCCCGAGGACGTGCTGGCGCTACGCACGAAGCGCGTGAGCCAAGAGCTGGTGCAGATGCTGACAGCGAACAACGAAGATGGGGTCGCGTCCACCAACAAGCGCGATAAAGCTGAGGCTATGCAAAAGGTCACGATTGCGCTTGGCGGCGTCGGCCTGAAAGTCGCAGATGACGGCAAGACCCAATACCTACTCTTTTTGGGCCGCTCGGAGATCGAACGTCTCGCTGCGGTGATCGATGCGCGTTGGGATGACCTTATCACTCCTGAAGAGAGCGACAAAAAGGGGAAAGCCGCCAAAAAAGCTGCCAAAGCCGCCGTTCCGGCGGAGGTCGCCAAGGCGCTCAACGAGGTTTTGGATGGCGGCAAGGCGCTCGACGTCGCCCTGTTCGGTCGCATGCTCGCCGATCTACCCGAGAAAAACCGTGACGCTGCCTGCCAGGTCGCGCACGCGCTCTCAACCAACGCCATCGAGCGCGAGTTCGACTTTTACACCGCCGTCGACGACCTCAAACCCGAGGACAACGCCGGCGCTGACATGCTCGGCACCGTCGAGTACAACTCGGCCTGCTACTACCGGTACGCTGCCCTTGACCTCGACAAGCTTAGGAGCAACTTGCAGGGCGATAACGAGCTGATGCTCGAGGGGCTCAAGGCCTTTCTGCGGGCGATCGTCAAAGCCAAGCCCACCGGCAAGCAGAACTCCTTTGCCGCCCACAACGACCCCGAGTACGTCGTCTTTACCGTACGCCAACAGGCCGACCCGCGCAACCTCGCCAACGCCTTTGAGCGGCCGGTGCGTCCCCAGGGTGATAACAGCCTCACCGAACTGTCGATCGCACGTTTTGAGGACAAGTGGCAACGGTTAGAGAAAGCCTACGGACAAGCGGGCAGCACGTTTGCGCTTAACCTAACAAAAACCACCTCGACGGTCGGCCAAGCGGTAGCGAGCTTAGATGACCTCATCGATGAGACCGTCACAGAGGTCAAGCGGGTGCTGGGGGGGTAG
- the casB gene encoding type I-E CRISPR-associated protein Cse2/CasB, with amino-acid sequence MQQVVEREFMRHLRRNAESADLARLRRGVAEPGAQVVPLVEVFVARLQKDYDNAWERQMLYLVAGLWAGTVSSSELEQFRDAVDDEGLEGGADPQPTEGYRRALGHAIAQLYLARSQSPSIEQRFVALLDADREQLPYRLRQMVQLLKGDEAIRIHWGALLRDLLAWNREGKPVQQTWARAFYRTVANATYEGEES; translated from the coding sequence GTGCAACAGGTCGTTGAGCGCGAGTTTATGCGGCACCTGCGGCGCAACGCCGAGAGCGCCGATCTCGCCCGGCTCAGGCGCGGCGTCGCTGAGCCGGGAGCGCAGGTCGTACCGCTGGTCGAAGTCTTCGTCGCGCGCTTGCAAAAGGACTACGACAACGCCTGGGAGCGGCAGATGCTCTACCTGGTCGCAGGGCTGTGGGCGGGGACGGTGTCGTCGTCCGAGCTGGAGCAATTTCGCGACGCGGTGGACGACGAGGGGCTAGAGGGTGGCGCCGATCCGCAACCCACTGAGGGCTACCGCCGCGCCCTCGGTCACGCCATCGCGCAGCTCTACCTGGCGCGCAGTCAGAGCCCAAGCATCGAGCAGCGCTTCGTCGCGCTGCTTGACGCCGACCGAGAGCAGCTCCCTTACCGCTTGCGCCAGATGGTGCAGCTGCTCAAGGGGGATGAAGCCATCCGCATCCACTGGGGCGCGCTGCTGCGCGACCTGCTCGCTTGGAACCGTGAAGGCAAACCCGTGCAACAGACGTGGGCGCGGGCCTTTTACCGCACCGTCGCCAACGCCACCTACGAAGGAGAGGAATCATGA
- a CDS encoding helix-turn-helix transcriptional regulator, translating to MTPQRRATCEARRLVALAELLRLKPRRTSELAERFGVSVRTVQRDLEALRDMGEGVEAVSRGRYRIPHVHHRLSAVEALAVHAAVRLLYHHSPTRSPAYRSALEKLSALLPEPAREAALRSAEALQGRPRDDRTLELVARAWFESRVLAFEYRSPGGSGRWRNKELEVYFVEVSRDNLAPYAIGFERTFHRAILTWKLSRMRHVRLLEDTYVVPPTFDPNRYLQNAWGVVGTSGGALETVRLRFAPEAAYRLEEGGYLDVTVEERCADGSLVVRLRVGTDSAGFPLEILPWVQSWGARVEVLEPEALRRRWLEEARQVAARHCDVR from the coding sequence GTGACCCCTCAGCGCAGAGCCACCTGCGAAGCGCGCCGGCTCGTCGCGCTTGCCGAACTGTTACGCCTCAAACCGCGCCGCACCTCCGAGCTCGCCGAGCGTTTTGGCGTCTCCGTGAGGACGGTTCAGCGCGACCTCGAGGCGTTACGCGACATGGGCGAGGGGGTTGAAGCGGTGAGCCGTGGACGCTACCGCATCCCACATGTTCACCACCGGCTGAGCGCCGTTGAGGCGCTCGCTGTGCACGCGGCGGTGAGGCTCCTCTACCACCATTCACCGACCCGCAGCCCCGCTTACCGCTCCGCTCTCGAGAAGCTCTCGGCGCTCCTGCCGGAGCCTGCCCGAGAGGCCGCCCTAAGGAGCGCTGAAGCGCTGCAGGGGAGACCGCGCGACGACCGGACGCTCGAGCTCGTGGCCCGAGCCTGGTTCGAAAGTCGGGTGCTCGCCTTTGAATACCGGTCACCGGGTGGTTCGGGCCGCTGGCGCAACAAGGAGCTCGAGGTCTACTTCGTCGAGGTCAGCCGCGACAACTTAGCGCCCTACGCCATCGGTTTCGAGCGCACGTTTCACCGGGCCATCCTGACGTGGAAGCTCTCGCGGATGCGGCACGTCAGGTTGCTAGAGGACACCTATGTGGTACCCCCGACCTTCGATCCGAACCGCTACCTTCAGAACGCGTGGGGCGTCGTGGGTACGAGCGGCGGCGCCCTCGAGACGGTGCGGCTGCGCTTTGCGCCCGAGGCGGCTTACCGGCTCGAGGAGGGGGGCTACCTCGACGTGACCGTCGAGGAGCGCTGCGCAGACGGCAGCCTCGTGGTGCGCCTACGCGTCGGGACGGACAGCGCCGGGTTTCCCTTGGAGATCCTGCCTTGGGTGCAGAGCTGGGGGGCGCGGGTGGAGGTGCTAGAGCCTGAGGCCTTAAGGCGCCGCTGGCTCGAGGAGGCGCGGCAGGTGGCGGCGCGACATTGCGACGTTAGATGA
- the cas6e gene encoding type I-E CRISPR-associated protein Cas6/Cse3/CasE codes for MYLSKLQLNPRAKQARRDLANPYEMHATLSWAFAGREGGRPLWRLEQSRREAVLLVQSLTPPDWPALFSRHPDYATLDAQSPKPFEPTFKAGQLLRFRLRANPTVTKLDPQKGKRKRLGLVTLEAQLAWLYRQGERGGFAVLGAMVTSSERVSAHKPPKDGRAGHRITLQSVTYDGHLRVTDVDAFLTTLECGLGHAKALGCGLLSVARG; via the coding sequence ATGTACCTGAGCAAGCTCCAGCTTAACCCCCGCGCCAAACAAGCCCGGCGCGACCTTGCCAACCCTTACGAGATGCACGCTACGCTGTCGTGGGCCTTTGCCGGTCGCGAGGGCGGGCGCCCGCTGTGGCGGCTCGAGCAGAGCCGGCGCGAAGCGGTCCTGCTCGTGCAAAGCCTCACCCCCCCCGACTGGCCAGCGCTCTTTAGCCGCCACCCCGATTACGCGACGCTCGACGCCCAAAGTCCCAAACCGTTTGAGCCCACCTTTAAGGCTGGCCAGCTGCTGCGCTTTCGCCTGCGCGCCAACCCGACGGTCACCAAGCTCGACCCCCAAAAGGGCAAACGGAAGCGCTTAGGGCTCGTCACCCTGGAAGCGCAGCTCGCTTGGCTCTACCGGCAGGGCGAGCGCGGCGGCTTTGCGGTGCTTGGCGCTATGGTCACGAGCAGCGAGCGCGTCAGCGCGCACAAACCCCCAAAGGACGGACGAGCGGGGCACCGCATCACCCTGCAGAGCGTCACCTACGACGGTCACCTGCGCGTCACCGATGTCGACGCTTTTTTAACTACCCTCGAGTGCGGCCTCGGCCACGCCAAAGCGCTCGGCTGCGGGCTGCTTTCGGTCGCTAGGGGGTAA
- the cas1e gene encoding type I-E CRISPR-associated endonuclease Cas1e, with product MPYTTQNLKELPKFRDGLSYLYLEHGRIEQEDQAIAHYGPDGMTAVPAAALGVLMLGPGTSVTHAAIRALANNGCSVFWVGEEMVRFYACGLGETRSTQHLLRQVAAYSDHDTRLRVVKRLYALRFPEPLPEGLTLQQIRGYEGVRVRDTYAYWSRETGVPWYGRNYSRGNWTQADPINRAISAGAACLYGLCHAAIVSAGYSPALGFIHTGKQLSFVYDIADLYKAETLIPTAFKVVAESSEGVERRVRHTLRDQLREVKLLERVVADLHALFDDLELPDPYADDPSKPGELWDPAGNVAGGVIYGGDGAGEGAQEPEG from the coding sequence GTGCCCTACACCACCCAAAACCTCAAAGAGCTGCCCAAGTTCCGCGATGGGCTGAGCTACCTCTACCTCGAGCACGGCCGTATCGAGCAAGAGGATCAAGCGATCGCCCACTACGGCCCAGACGGCATGACCGCCGTACCCGCTGCCGCTTTGGGGGTGCTGATGCTCGGGCCCGGCACCAGCGTCACCCACGCGGCGATTCGCGCGCTTGCCAATAACGGCTGCAGCGTCTTTTGGGTGGGCGAGGAGATGGTGCGCTTTTACGCCTGCGGCCTGGGTGAGACGCGCAGCACCCAACACCTGTTGCGGCAGGTGGCCGCCTACAGCGACCACGACACCAGGCTAAGGGTCGTCAAGCGGCTTTACGCCCTGCGCTTCCCCGAGCCCTTGCCCGAAGGCCTCACCCTGCAGCAGATCCGCGGCTACGAGGGGGTGCGGGTACGCGATACCTACGCCTACTGGAGCCGCGAGACCGGCGTTCCCTGGTATGGGCGCAACTATAGCCGCGGCAACTGGACGCAAGCCGACCCCATCAACCGTGCCATCAGCGCCGGAGCCGCCTGCCTTTACGGACTCTGCCACGCCGCCATCGTCAGCGCCGGCTATAGCCCAGCTTTGGGCTTTATCCACACCGGCAAACAGCTCTCATTCGTCTACGACATCGCCGACCTCTACAAGGCTGAAACGCTCATCCCCACAGCGTTTAAGGTGGTCGCCGAGTCATCCGAAGGGGTCGAGCGGCGGGTGCGCCACACCCTGCGTGATCAGCTGCGCGAGGTAAAGCTCTTGGAGCGTGTCGTTGCCGACTTACATGCGCTCTTTGATGACCTCGAACTTCCCGACCCCTACGCCGACGACCCTTCAAAACCCGGCGAGCTGTGGGACCCCGCGGGAAATGTCGCCGGAGGTGTCATCTATGGTGGTGATGGTGCTGGAGAAGGTGCCCAAGAGCCTGAGGGGTGA